Proteins encoded by one window of candidate division WOR-3 bacterium:
- a CDS encoding C25 family cysteine peptidase, whose translation MRKIFKNIKLIFFLSFWCFYLHSEYFPLNGNLTPESLKINILSSNLSELILEVEIPGIFIKDTFVNNEVYQLIRVLKEDGYTDEVGKPLLPLINRTIAIPPQSGIYTEFEVIKDTFLNNLLIFPSQIGIVGDSIFPFIKDEIYTKNVFYPQERIRVGNPGILKDFRIVNISISPFSYNPVNKELIIYKKFRVNIQFSGIDTRNSLPSLPSKVNYEDVPFYKSLILNYEAFSPLQTVEPPGYLIITADEYYFTLSDFVLWKKKLGYNVILTKLSEITNPQNPDTHDIKEYIKYVYNTLGNLSYVLLIGDGAKNNPELPIFKYPDIYGNPDVYSDYYYCLLSGNDNFPDVYLGRFNVSNINQLSIMINKHFIYERYTPLNWNAKKVFLVAGIEGKPQMDSLYTKKKINICKDYLRPHNIPYTTAYGVDPTFDIINKIKTEINSGVGLVNYRGHGSEDKWAKLQYINSSGFCEFTTNDVKSFSNYNFLSIVLNVTCLNGSIQEPLECMVEAWTLYQGGGSVAALGATRETNTEVNKAFDRKIFETIYNFNNKIIGSAINSAKFYIISNYDEQGLRNGFMHAAAYVFLGDPSLRVWTNNPQFFQVLHPQSILPGQTFTVNVRSNNNPVKEAKVCIYKENEFQIVNLTDINGDAIFSISTSASPGKFYITVSKDNFKPYEGQITLLLFPPTNLTAQIVYTDTCVVKIILSWNDNSQYEDNYILEYKIDNSNWQSILLPPNRERDTIIGGYHDYQFRVRCKKGDIYSDYSNTVSVSPRIPDPSNLTLETSYPWNNVKVSFMDNSKCEDKFLIKRKEIISGTEYTF comes from the coding sequence ATGAGAAAAATTTTTAAAAATATAAAATTGATATTCTTTTTATCTTTTTGGTGTTTCTACCTTCACTCTGAATATTTTCCTTTAAATGGGAATCTCACACCAGAATCTTTGAAGATAAATATATTATCTTCAAATCTTAGTGAACTTATTTTAGAAGTAGAGATACCTGGAATTTTCATAAAAGATACTTTTGTTAATAATGAGGTATATCAATTGATTAGGGTTTTAAAGGAGGATGGGTATACAGATGAGGTAGGTAAACCACTTTTACCTTTAATAAATAGAACTATTGCTATTCCTCCTCAATCAGGAATTTATACAGAATTTGAAGTAATAAAAGATACATTTTTAAATAACCTTTTGATTTTCCCTTCACAAATTGGAATAGTAGGTGATTCCATTTTCCCTTTTATAAAGGATGAAATTTATACAAAAAATGTATTTTATCCTCAAGAAAGAATAAGAGTTGGGAATCCTGGTATTTTAAAAGATTTCAGAATAGTGAATATTTCAATTAGTCCTTTTTCTTATAATCCTGTTAATAAAGAATTAATCATTTATAAAAAATTTAGGGTCAATATCCAGTTTTCTGGAATAGATACGCGAAATTCGTTACCTTCTTTACCTTCAAAAGTTAATTATGAAGATGTTCCTTTTTATAAAAGTTTAATTTTAAATTATGAGGCTTTTTCACCTTTACAAACAGTTGAGCCACCAGGTTATCTTATAATAACTGCAGATGAGTATTATTTCACTCTTTCAGATTTTGTTTTATGGAAGAAAAAATTAGGATATAATGTCATTTTAACTAAACTTTCCGAAATAACAAATCCACAAAACCCAGATACGCATGATATAAAAGAATATATCAAATATGTTTATAATACCTTAGGTAATTTATCATATGTTCTTTTAATTGGAGATGGGGCTAAAAATAACCCTGAGCTACCAATTTTTAAATATCCTGATATTTATGGGAATCCAGATGTATATTCAGATTATTATTATTGTTTGCTTTCAGGTAATGATAATTTTCCAGATGTGTATTTAGGTAGATTTAATGTGTCCAATATAAATCAATTAAGTATAATGATAAATAAACATTTTATATATGAAAGATATACCCCTTTAAATTGGAATGCAAAGAAAGTGTTTCTTGTCGCAGGAATTGAAGGTAAACCACAAATGGATAGCTTATATACGAAAAAGAAAATAAATATATGTAAAGACTATCTCCGACCCCATAATATTCCCTATACTACCGCTTACGGAGTGGATCCAACTTTTGACATAATTAATAAAATAAAAACAGAAATAAATTCAGGTGTGGGATTGGTTAATTATAGAGGACATGGAAGCGAAGATAAATGGGCAAAATTGCAATATATCAATTCTAGTGGTTTTTGTGAATTTACTACAAACGATGTGAAAAGCTTTTCCAATTATAATTTTCTTTCTATTGTTTTAAATGTTACCTGTTTAAATGGTTCAATCCAAGAACCGTTAGAGTGCATGGTTGAAGCATGGACACTTTATCAAGGTGGAGGAAGTGTAGCAGCATTAGGTGCAACAAGAGAGACAAATACGGAAGTTAATAAAGCATTTGATAGAAAAATTTTCGAAACAATCTATAATTTTAATAATAAGATAATAGGGTCTGCTATAAATAGTGCTAAATTTTATATAATTTCTAATTATGATGAACAAGGTCTTAGAAACGGTTTTATGCATGCAGCTGCGTATGTCTTTCTCGGCGATCCATCATTAAGAGTGTGGACTAATAATCCTCAATTTTTTCAAGTTTTGCATCCTCAAAGTATTCTGCCTGGACAAACTTTTACAGTGAATGTAAGAAGTAATAATAATCCTGTTAAAGAGGCAAAAGTTTGTATTTATAAAGAAAACGAGTTTCAGATAGTTAATTTAACAGATATAAATGGAGATGCAATTTTTTCTATCTCCACTTCTGCTTCTCCAGGAAAATTTTATATCACTGTAAGTAAAGATAATTTTAAACCCTACGAAGGACAAATAACGCTTCTACTTTTCCCCCCAACTAATCTTACAGCCCAGATTGTATACACTGATACCTGTGTAGTAAAAATAATCCTTTCCTGGAATGATAATTCACAATATGAAGATAATTATATTCTCGAATATAAGATTGATAACAGTAACTGGCAATCTATTTTACTTCCTCCAAATAGAGAAAGAGATACAATAATCGGTGGATATCATGATTATCAATTCAGGGTGAGATGTAAAAAAGGAGATATTTATTCTGATTATTCAAATACAGTAAGTGTTTCTCCAAGAATTCCTGACCCTTCAAATTTAACACTTGAAACTTCTTATCCATGGAACAATGTAAAGGTAAGTTTTATGGATAATTCTAAATGTGAGGATAAATTTTTAATAAAAAGAAAAGAGATTATTAGTGGGACTGAATATACATTTTAA